The Amycolatopsis methanolica 239 nucleotide sequence TCGGTGTTCTACGTGGCGCTCACGACGGTCGGCGCGCCGCTCGGGTCGTACCTGGCCGCCCTGGTCACCGACCGGTTCGAGCGCAAGTGGTGCCTGGTGGTGTTCGGCACGGTCATCGCACTGTGCGGGCTGTGCTACGGGCTGACGTTCAACCCGCTGCTGATCGTCGTGTTCGGGTTCCTGGTGAACCTGTTCGAGCGCGGCTACACTGCGCTCGGGTACGCGTACTCGCCGGAGCTGTTCGACACCCGCGGCCGCTCCCTGGGCACCGGAGTGTCGTACGGCCTCGGACGGCTGTCGAACGCGGCGGGGCCGCTGATCGTGTCGTCGCTGTACAACGGCAGCGGGTACCAGGCGGTGTTCCTGTTCATCGCGGGCACCTGGATGGTGGGCGCGGTCGTGCTGGCGATCTTCGGGCCACGCACCCGGCCGGCGAAAGCCTTGGCGCGGAACGTGGAATCGGCCGAGGTCTGATCCGCGGGAAATGATCACGCGTCAGAGCGCGCGGCCGGTTACGCTGCGCGCGAAGACGTGTGGAGGAGACGGTGGAGGAACGCGGGTGGGGTCCGCGCTGGTGGCTGTTCGCGGTCTTCGCCGTGGTCGCCGCGGTGCACCTGGCCGGCGGCGGGTGGGATTCGACCACCGCGGTGGGGCTTCCGGCGGGCTTCGCCGCGACGCTGGTGCTGGTGTTCGTCCGGCGGGTGCCGTCCTGGGTCACCGGCGAGTGGGAGTCGCGGCCGTGGTCGCGCTTGTGGATGCGGGCGAGCCGCAACCGGACGATCGTCGCGCTCCCGTTCGCGCTGCTCGGTGTGGTGGCCGTCCTCATCGGACTGGCCGACCACCCGCCGCACGGGACGGACGTGCTGTACGCCGCGTTCGTGGCCGCTCTCGCGGTGGGCCTGGTGGTGGCCCTCGTGGTGCGCTGGGGACGGGCCGTGCGCACGCTCCGGCTGCTCGCCGGTCCGCGAACCGCGCTTCCCGCCCGGTTCGACGACGGCTCCGGCGAGACGGGAACCGTGACCTTTCCGGACGGCGCGCGGGCGTATTTCACGCTGCACGATCCCCCTCGCGAGGTGGTCAGGGAGATCGAGCGCGCCGGCACGCTCCACGTCACCGCGGCCGCTCCCGGGAAGGTCCTGGCCGGACAGCCCGGGGGTGACGAGTTCGCCCGCGCCACCCTCAGGGTCGCCCACGCGACCCGCACCCCGTCCCGGTCCTCGCTGAAACGGAGGCTGCGCCTGCGCACGGTCGTGTTCGTGGCCGTCGTCGCCGCGGGGGCCGGGCTCGAAGGCGCCGCGGCCGTCCTGATCGGCGGGGCTCTGCCGTGGGTGCTGGCGGCGCCGGTCCTGCTCGCCATCGCGGCCACCGCGCTCTGGCGGACTCGCGTCGCGCGCGTGGTGCGGCTGCTCGCGGCCGGGCCGTGGACCTCGATCGCCGCCGCGACGATGGCCACCGACGTCGACGGGCCGGTGTCCGGGTGGGTGGTGTTCCCGGACGGGCTGCGCGGTCGCTTCCACATCGAGTACTGCCCGCCGGACGTCGCGGCCGAACTGTTGCGCCGTCGGCGGTTGTGGGTCGCGGGCGCGCCGCGGCCGGGCGACGTCGCGGTGGGCCTCCCGGAGGGCGACACCTTCGCCATCGCCTGGCTCGCCGTCACCGACCGGCGCGCCCGGCGGCTCGATCACCCGCGCTTCTGATCCCCGAACGGCTCGTCCCGCTCCCGCACCGCCGCGCGGAACCCCTCCCGCCGCGCGCGCTCCTGGAAGGCGTAGCCCTCGCGCGTGTGCCGGGAGATGCCGTCGAACACGGTGCTGATCACCGCCGAGTTGTGGATCCCCTGCGTGGTCAGCGCGCTGTTCACCGCGAGCTTCACCATCATCAGCTGGTTCACCGGCAGCAGCGCTATCCTGGCCACCAGCGCCTCGGTCACCTCGTCCAGCCACTCCGCGGGCGCGGACTCCACCGCCAGCCCCCACTCCGCCGCCTGCCGCCCGGTGATGAGGTCGCCGGTGAAGAGCAGCCGCTTGGCGCGCTGGTCGCCGAGCCGGTGGGCCCACAGGCCGGTCGCGGGCACGCCCCACACCCGGGTGGGCGGGTAGCCGATCCGGGTGTCGTCGGCGGTCACGATCAGGTCGCAGTGCAGCGCGATGTCCGTGCCGCCCGCCACGCAGAACCCGTGCAGCTTCGCCACCGTCGGCTTGTTCGCGTGCAGCAGGCTGGCGTAACCGCGGTTGAACCGGCTCATCAGCGCGTAGTCGGCCATCGGGTCCCACTGCCGGGACGGGTCGTGGTTGCGTGCCTGCGCGGCCGCGTCCAGCACGGTCCCCGCGCGGTCCTGGCCTTCCGGCGCCGCACCCTGCTCGGCGAAGATCGACAGGTCGTAGCCGCCGCAGAAACCCTTGCCCCGCCCGGAAACGAGGATCACGTGCACGCCCGGGTCGAGGTCGGCGCGTTCCACCGCGTCGACCAGTTCGAACGGGGTGTCGGCGGTGATCGCGTTCCCCCGCTCCGGCCGGTCGAACGTGATCCGGGCGATCCGCCCGGTCACCTCGTAGGTCAGTGTCCGGTAGTCCCCGGTCCGCTGCCCGGGCTCGCCGAACAGCGGGTCCGGCCCCTCGGTCCACCCGTCCCGCCACGCCGCGGGACGCGAGCCTGCGTCATCGGTCATCACCCGACCGTAGCGTCAGCCGCGCACCGGCAGCAGCCGCACGACCTGCAGCGCCGTCGCCAGTTCGGCGACCGCCTTCGGATCGCCCAGCCCGCGCCCGGTGAGCTCCTCAACCCGCCGCAACCGGTAGCGCACCGTGTTGGCGTGGCAGTAGAGCCGCTTGCCCGCCTCCGCGGCGGACCCGCCGCAGGCGAACCACGCGTCGAGGGTGTCGACCAGCACCTTCCGGTCGGCGGGCGGCAGGTCCAGCAGCGGGCCGAACACCGTGCTCGCGACCCGCTCGGCCTCCCCGGGCGCGGCGGCGATCAGCACGGCCACCGGCGCGTCGTCCCAGGGCGCGACGTCGGCCTGCCCCGGCGGCAGGGTGCCCAGCGCCAGTCGCGCGAGCCGCAACGCCCGCGGGGTTTCCCGCAGGTGCGGGTAGGCGGGGCTGAGGCCGATCCGCACGGTGGCCCCGCCGCGCAGCAGGTCCGGCAGCCGCTCCCCCAGCGACGGGTACGGCAGCGCCAGCACACCGATGTGCTCCTCGGGCGAGAGCCGCCACGCCGAACGGATCCCGCCCGCCCGCAGCCGCGGCTCGATGCCCACCAGAGAGCGTTTCCCCAGCTCCGGGTTCTCGGCGGCCACGACGACGAAGCAGCCCTCCACCGGCAGTCCCAGCGTCTGCGCGGCCTCCCACAGCGTGTCCTGGCTGCCGAGCACACCGGTGAACAGCGCCTCGACCAGCATCGACCGCTCGTGCTCGCGTTCCAGCATGATCTGCGAGGCGGTGTCCCGGTAGGCGTCGGCCATCGCGTCGGTGTAGGTCCCGACCAGCCGCCACACCGTCGCCGCGAAGTCGACCAGAACCCGGTCGTCCACCTCGGACGCCCGCGCCCTGGCCACCAGCGCGTCCCACAGGTGCGCGAACCCGACGCGGTAGGCCCGCACCACCTCCGGCAACGGCGCACCCTGCTGGGCTCGCTCGCGTCCGGTGGCCCACGGCGCGGACAGGTCGGGCGCGTGCTCGCTGACGAACTGCCGCAGGATCAGTTCGGCGTTGTCCAGCACCGACTGCCGCAGCGACCCGACAGGCACCGGATCACCGGCCTGGTAGAGCACGACCTCGCGGCGGATGCGTTCGGAAACCGCGTCGGCGAGGTCGTCGAGCTCGCCGAGCAGCGCGGTGACCAGGGCGTCGATGCCCGAGTTGTCCGTTGGCACCCCGGCAGCTTAGATGCGCCCGCTTTGTTCCCCGGCACAAACCCTGCGGTGACGAGTTGTCGCCGGGGACATGGGCTGCGGTGAAGGGTTCACCGAGGATTGCGCCATTCGGCGCAACCCCGGCACCGCCGCCGGGCACGCGCCGCCCACCACAGGAGAACATCGATGCCACACGCTGACAACGACGTCGGCCGCCGGGCCTTCCTGGCCAGGATCGGGGTGCTGGGCGCCGCGGTCGCCGCGGGGAGCCTGCTCCCCGGGACCGCCACGGCCGCACCGCGACCGGTCCGCGCCGCGGGCCTGACCGACGTGGTCGCCGCCCTCCGCCCGGTGCTCGCCGAACTCGCGCGCGACACCCTCAACGGGCTGGTCGTGATGACCTGCCCCGGCCCGGACGCCTACTCCCGCGCCCAGGGCACGCCACGCACCGAACCGGGCGCGCTGGAGGCCAAGGCCACCGACTTCCTGATCAAGGCACTCGACGAGTACGTCCCGTTCCCGGACCAGCTCGCCACGCCGCTCACCCAGAGCCTGGCCACCGGGCTGTCCGGCACGCCACTGCCATCCGCGCTGCTGGACCTGCCGCTCAGCGGCGTGCGGACACTGGACACGGCCCTGCGCACGCTGCTGAAGAACGACGACACGCTGCCGCTGTCCTCGCTGATCGCGATGCTGCTGAACCTGGTCGCCACCGAGGTGAACCCGCTCGCGCTCGGCGGCGCGTTCCTCTCCCCGTTCGCGCGGCTGTCCTACGCCGACAAGTGCCGCGTCTTCGAACAACTCGAAGGCCCGCACGCCGGGCTCGTCGCGCTGCTGGACGCGAACCTGCCCGAGCCGCTCCGCGCCTCGGTGTCCGGGGTCCTGCAGTTCGTGGCCGGCGCGGTGCTGGAGTTCGCCGCGTACGGCAGCAGCTGCGAGTGGGCGGTGTTCGACCCGGCCACGAAGACGATCAGCGCGCGCCCGGTCGGCTGGCAGCTGTCCGGCTACCAGCCGCACGGCGTGGTGCACGGCTGGGACGACTTCCTCGGGTACTACCAGGGCCGCACGAAGGTGGAGAACGTCTGATGCGTGACGTCATCGTCATCGGCGCCGGGGCGGGCGGCTCGGTGGTCGCCAAGGAACTGGCCGCCCGCGGCCTGGACGTGCTCGTCCTCGAAGCGGGCGGGTACGCCGACCCCGAGACCGACTGGACCCACTACGAGAACGACGCGAACAACCCGCTCACCGGCTTCATGCGGTTCGGCCCGGCGGACCGCTCCCGGCCGGCGTGGTTCCGAGAGACCCCGCAGAACTCGCTGTTGTGGCAGCTGGCCGGGGTCGGCGGCACCACGCAGCACTACTTCGGCAACTCGCCGCGCGCCTACCCGGGCGTGTTCGCCGGGTACGACGGGAGCGACGCGGCCGCCTACGACACCGCGCACCTGTTCCCCTTCACCTACGCCGACCTGGTGCCCTACTACGAATGGGTCGAGGCCACCCTGCCGGTGCACACCGCGGCGATGGGCACGAAGGAGTCGGTGTTCTTCCGCGGCTGCGAGAAGCTCGGCATGGCGCTGCCGACCACGAAGACCACGACCGGCGACTCCTACCGGCCGCAGGAGAACGCGATCCTGCCGCCCGGCGGCACCGCGGGCCGGTTCAGCGGGCACGACGACCCGCGCGTGCAGTGGCCGCTGGCCACCGGCTGCACCTTCTGCGGCTACTGCTTCCAGGGCTGCAAGCACCCGGCGGGCGCGCCGCGCACGATGGCCGCGAAGCGGTCCGCGGACAACTCCTACATGCCGATGGCACTGACCGCCGACGCGTGGTCGCCGCACGGCAAGCCGGTCTCGCTCGTCACCGACGCCTTCGTCACCCGCATCCGGTCCGAGCAGCGCGGCGGCGAGACGGTCGCGACCGGGGTGTCGTGGCGCTCGGTCACCACCGGCGAGGAGCACACCGAGGACGCCCGGGTGGTGGTGCTGTCCGCGGGCTGCACCGAGAACCCGCGGCTGTGGTTCAACAGCGGGCTGCCCAACCCCAACGACTGGGTCGGCCGCGGCTACACCGACCACTACTTCGACTGGGTGATCGGCCTGTTCGACGACTACACCGGGTCCACCAAGGGCGCGGCGTCGGCGGCGCGGGCGGACTTCCCCGGCCGCGGCGGCATCATGAACGTCGGGCTGCCGCCGGCGATCCAGCAGTTCGCGCTCACCTTCTCCGACAGCGGAATCCGCGGGCAGTACGGCAACGGACGCGGTTTCACCGGCCCGTGGGACGGCCCCACCGGGCGGCTGATGGGTGAGGAGCTCAAGGAGGTGCTGACCCACGGCGCGGACCGGTTGTTCAACATCCTGGTCATGACCGACGACGACGTCGAGCCGCACAACCGGGCGACGCTGTCGGCGCTGCCCGCGGACGAGCACGGGCCGGTGGCGAAGGTCGAGATGCGGCAGCGGGCGCGCTCGGCGCGCACCGTGGCGAATAGGGAGTTCCTGGCCCGGAAGGCGGTCGAGGTGGTCCGCGCGGCCGGGGCGCGGAAGGTGTTCCGGATCGACTGGCCGCCGCTGATCCTGCACGTCCACTCGTCGATACGGATGGGACTGTCCGAACGCGACTCGGTGCTGGACGACGCGGCCGAGGCCCGCTGGGTGCGGCGCCTGTTCGTCGCCGACAACTCCGCGCTGGCCAACGCGCTCGGCGGCCCCAACCCGACGCTGACCAGCCAGGCCGTGGCGACCCGCACGGCCGAGCAGATCGTGCGGCGCTACTTCGGCGGCGAGGGCTGGGTGCGCACCGAGTCGCCCGTGGTGTCCACCGACGCCCGCGTCACCCGGCGGTTCGCGCAGGTGGCCGCGAACTGAGCGCGGCGGCCGCCGGATGTCGAGACCCCGGCGGCTCCCTGCACCCGGCAGTGACCACCGATCATTCGCGGGATCCGGACGAGCCAGCAGCGGGCGCCCGACCCCGGCAGCCGGGCCGCCCCGCCGGACCGCCACCCGCACCACCCCACTGCCACCCACCGGGTGGCACGACACCGGACGAAGCCAACCCCACCCGCCACGCGCCGGGTGTCGAGAACCCGGCGACCGCTCCGACCTGTCCGTGAAAACCATCGCGGACCGGAAGGACATGGAATGACCCACGCGATCCCGGCGAAGGCCGGGCGGCGGGAGTGGCTCGCGCTCGCCGTGCTCGCCCTGCCCACCCTGCTCGTCTCCATCGACGTGTACGTCCTGCTGCTCGCCCTGCCGCACCTGGCCGCCGACCTGGGCGCGAGCAGCGTCGAGCAGCTCTGGATCACCGACGTCTACGGCTTCCTCATGGCCGGGTTCCTCATCACGATGGGCACGCTCGGCGACCGGATCGGCCGCCGGAAGCTGCTGCTCATCGGCGCGGCCGCGTTCGGGGCCGCCTCGATCGCCGCTGCCTTCGCCTCCACCCCCTTGATGTTGATCGCGGCGCGCGCGGTCCTCGGGGTGGCCGGCGCCGTCCTCGCGCCCTCCACGATGTCGCTGATCCGCACCCTCTTCCGCGACCCGCGGCAGATGGGGCTGGCGATCGGGCTGTGGGGCATGTGCTTCTCGGCCGGGGCGGTGATCGGCCCGGTGGCGGGCGGCGCCCTGCTCGCGCACTTCTGGTGGGGCTCGGTGTTCCTCCTCGGCGTGCCCGCGATGGCGCTGCTGCTCGTCGCGGGCCCGGTCCTGCTGCCCGAGTACCGCGACCCGGACGCCGGAAAACCGGACCTGGTCAGCGTCGCGTTGTCGCTGGCCGCGGTGATCCCGGCGATCCACGGGCTCAAGGAACTGGCCCAGGACGGCTGGCGGCCGCTGCCGCTGGCGAGCCTGGCCGCCGGGATCGGGTTCGCGGTCGTGTTCGGCCGCAGGCAGCGACGCCTGGAGCACCCGCTGCTGGACTTGCGGCTGTTCGCGAACCGGTCGTTCAGCACGGCGCTGGGCGCGATGATGTCCGGCACGCTGCTGATGGGCGCGCTGATGCTGTTCATCACCCAGGACCTGCAACTGGTCGAAGGCCTCTCCCCGCTCGGCGCGGCGCTGTGGATGATGCCCGCGATCGCCGCGAACACCGTGTCGTTCGTCGTGTCGCCGGTGCTCGCGCGCCGGTTCCGGCCCGCGTACCTGATCGGCGCCGGGCTGGTGGTCTCGGTGTGCGGGCTGATCGTGCTCACCCGGACCGGCGCCGCGCTGGGGCCAGGCACCGTGGCGACCGGGTTCGCGCTGATCTTCCTCGGCTCCGGCCCGCTGGTCACCCTGAGCACCGGCCTGATCATGGGTTCCGCGCCGGCGGAGAAGGCGGGCTCCGCCGCCGCCCTCAACGAGACCAGCGGCCAGTTCGGGTTCGCGCTCGGGCTCGCCGCGCTCGGCAGCATCGGCGCCGCGGTCTACACCAGCCGCTTCACCCCGCCGGAGACCGTTCCGGCCGGGGCCGCCGGCGCCGCGCGGGAAAGCCTCGCCGACGCGGTCGCCGCCGCCCGCGACCTGCCCGCGGACCTGGCCGGGGCGCTGCTCGCCCCGGCGCGCGAGGCGTTCACCGGCGGGCTGCACCTGGTCGCCGCGATCAGCGCCGCCGCGCTCGCCGTGGTGGCCGCGCTGATCGTCCACCTGCTGCGCCACGTTCCGCCGACCGGCGCAGCGGAGTCCGTTGTGGACACCCGGGTGGACCTTGACGCTCCGCGCGGGTGAGCACTACCGTTTCCGCACCCGTGAACTGAACACCGAGGTGAGCCCGTGGACTCCGACAGCACCCGGCTGCACCAGCTCGGCTACGCCCAGGAGCTCAGACGGACGATGTCGGCGTTCTCCAACTTCGCCGTCTCCTTCACCATCATCTCGATCCTGTCCGGCTGCCTCACGCTCTACGGGTTCGGCCTCGACACCGGCGGTCCCGCCGCGATGGTCTGGGGCTGGCCCCTGGTCGGGGTGTTCGTGGTGCTCGTCGGCCTCGGCATGGCGGAGGTGTGCTCCAGCTACCCCACTGCGGGCGGGCTCTACTACTGGGCGGCGAAGCTCGCACCGCGGCGCTCGGCCGCGGCCTGGTCGTGGTTCACCGGGTGGTTCAACCTCATCGGCCAGGTCGCGGTCACCGCCGGCATCGACTTCGGCGCCGCGTTGTTCCTCAACGCCTTCCTGGACCTGCAGTTCGGGTTCGCCGCGACGCCCGGGCACACGATCCTGCTGCTGGCG carries:
- a CDS encoding GMC family oxidoreductase N-terminal domain-containing protein encodes the protein MRDVIVIGAGAGGSVVAKELAARGLDVLVLEAGGYADPETDWTHYENDANNPLTGFMRFGPADRSRPAWFRETPQNSLLWQLAGVGGTTQHYFGNSPRAYPGVFAGYDGSDAAAYDTAHLFPFTYADLVPYYEWVEATLPVHTAAMGTKESVFFRGCEKLGMALPTTKTTTGDSYRPQENAILPPGGTAGRFSGHDDPRVQWPLATGCTFCGYCFQGCKHPAGAPRTMAAKRSADNSYMPMALTADAWSPHGKPVSLVTDAFVTRIRSEQRGGETVATGVSWRSVTTGEEHTEDARVVVLSAGCTENPRLWFNSGLPNPNDWVGRGYTDHYFDWVIGLFDDYTGSTKGAASAARADFPGRGGIMNVGLPPAIQQFALTFSDSGIRGQYGNGRGFTGPWDGPTGRLMGEELKEVLTHGADRLFNILVMTDDDVEPHNRATLSALPADEHGPVAKVEMRQRARSARTVANREFLARKAVEVVRAAGARKVFRIDWPPLILHVHSSIRMGLSERDSVLDDAAEARWVRRLFVADNSALANALGGPNPTLTSQAVATRTAEQIVRRYFGGEGWVRTESPVVSTDARVTRRFAQVAAN
- a CDS encoding crotonase/enoyl-CoA hydratase family protein translates to MTDDAGSRPAAWRDGWTEGPDPLFGEPGQRTGDYRTLTYEVTGRIARITFDRPERGNAITADTPFELVDAVERADLDPGVHVILVSGRGKGFCGGYDLSIFAEQGAAPEGQDRAGTVLDAAAQARNHDPSRQWDPMADYALMSRFNRGYASLLHANKPTVAKLHGFCVAGGTDIALHCDLIVTADDTRIGYPPTRVWGVPATGLWAHRLGDQRAKRLLFTGDLITGRQAAEWGLAVESAPAEWLDEVTEALVARIALLPVNQLMMVKLAVNSALTTQGIHNSAVISTVFDGISRHTREGYAFQERARREGFRAAVRERDEPFGDQKRG
- a CDS encoding MFS transporter, with product MTHAIPAKAGRREWLALAVLALPTLLVSIDVYVLLLALPHLAADLGASSVEQLWITDVYGFLMAGFLITMGTLGDRIGRRKLLLIGAAAFGAASIAAAFASTPLMLIAARAVLGVAGAVLAPSTMSLIRTLFRDPRQMGLAIGLWGMCFSAGAVIGPVAGGALLAHFWWGSVFLLGVPAMALLLVAGPVLLPEYRDPDAGKPDLVSVALSLAAVIPAIHGLKELAQDGWRPLPLASLAAGIGFAVVFGRRQRRLEHPLLDLRLFANRSFSTALGAMMSGTLLMGALMLFITQDLQLVEGLSPLGAALWMMPAIAANTVSFVVSPVLARRFRPAYLIGAGLVVSVCGLIVLTRTGAALGPGTVATGFALIFLGSGPLVTLSTGLIMGSAPAEKAGSAAALNETSGQFGFALGLAALGSIGAAVYTSRFTPPETVPAGAAGAARESLADAVAAARDLPADLAGALLAPAREAFTGGLHLVAAISAAALAVVAALIVHLLRHVPPTGAAESVVDTRVDLDAPRG
- a CDS encoding PucR family transcriptional regulator, coding for MPTDNSGIDALVTALLGELDDLADAVSERIRREVVLYQAGDPVPVGSLRQSVLDNAELILRQFVSEHAPDLSAPWATGRERAQQGAPLPEVVRAYRVGFAHLWDALVARARASEVDDRVLVDFAATVWRLVGTYTDAMADAYRDTASQIMLEREHERSMLVEALFTGVLGSQDTLWEAAQTLGLPVEGCFVVVAAENPELGKRSLVGIEPRLRAGGIRSAWRLSPEEHIGVLALPYPSLGERLPDLLRGGATVRIGLSPAYPHLRETPRALRLARLALGTLPPGQADVAPWDDAPVAVLIAAAPGEAERVASTVFGPLLDLPPADRKVLVDTLDAWFACGGSAAEAGKRLYCHANTVRYRLRRVEELTGRGLGDPKAVAELATALQVVRLLPVRG